Proteins co-encoded in one Zymomonas mobilis subsp. mobilis ATCC 10988 genomic window:
- a CDS encoding hybrid sensor histidine kinase/response regulator, with protein sequence MKSAIFSYLAGIKNIPATRWLVIAFLIISFFCFFVFGWVIGDLRLLFLSLVTYFGITFFILLSRKKTFISPNIHSTSQLPDLALLHSIIDSDKAAVAISDRSGQMLASNAAYNHAFPSLLLPDQFDLPPETRQSLDKALRLVWRNGGANLTWQSANRQIYTLSIRRAGIHHNYLIWRIQSQHPIPEGETLSALIEGHLGRLFAEAGIIAVLLDEKGRIVMTNPVFNFRSTGQIDSDIKGADFLSFFQVNRHGQFFFKNAGEKEHPVHFVKIDIASNTSKRHLKGQHYAEFNLILLLDEVQNSDQTGQDYLDIIGRLLPVLPYNLAIIGADGQVLLMNPPMSRITGMSLRQFVMYPSDWVVQEDKAAVADAVRRYSSGRALSGEISVRLIAKPEETVILTLTGIRHLGESALMISLQESASENEIKQQMAQTTRMQAIGQLAGGVAHDFNNILTAIIGYCDVMRMRHVPGDSDYDDIQQIRHNSNRAAALTRQLLAFSRQQTMRPQILQLPDVISEISNLLKRLLGEKILLTVKHGRNLGLVRADPGQLEQVIVNLAVNARDAMLDSREERHLTIQTYRVLAEESSRKRHHAIPPADYTALAISDTGSGIPPEILNKIFEPFFTTKEVGKGTGLGLATVYGIVRQSGGFIFADSELGVGTCFTIYLPIYEGELPQKEISPQDTPTPSMVWGSGKILLVEDEETVRNVASFGLVRQGYEVLTAENGEEALSILRKNPEIDLLISDVVMPGMDGPRLGSEARKIKSDLPVLFISGYAEEQLRRSISLEHVAFLPKPFSIQDLAVAVSKVLKKAG encoded by the coding sequence ATGAAATCTGCCATATTTTCTTATTTGGCTGGAATTAAAAATATTCCTGCAACCAGATGGCTTGTGATAGCCTTTTTAATCATTTCCTTTTTTTGTTTTTTTGTTTTTGGATGGGTTATCGGGGACTTACGCCTTTTATTTTTATCGTTAGTGACTTATTTCGGGATTACTTTTTTTATTCTGCTTTCTCGAAAAAAAACCTTTATCTCTCCTAATATTCATTCAACTTCCCAGTTGCCAGATCTGGCCTTACTTCATTCCATTATTGATAGTGATAAAGCCGCCGTCGCTATTAGCGACCGTTCTGGACAAATGCTGGCTTCAAATGCGGCTTATAATCACGCTTTTCCTTCTTTGCTTTTACCCGATCAATTTGACCTACCACCAGAAACGCGGCAATCGCTTGATAAAGCCTTGCGTCTTGTTTGGCGTAATGGTGGTGCCAATTTGACATGGCAATCCGCTAATCGGCAGATTTATACGCTCTCAATCCGCAGGGCAGGCATCCATCATAATTATCTTATATGGCGGATTCAGTCGCAACATCCTATTCCTGAAGGCGAGACCCTATCGGCTTTAATCGAAGGCCATTTAGGCCGGCTTTTTGCAGAAGCGGGTATTATAGCCGTTTTGCTGGACGAAAAAGGCCGGATTGTTATGACTAATCCTGTTTTCAATTTCAGAAGCACCGGTCAGATCGACAGCGATATAAAAGGCGCTGACTTTTTATCTTTTTTTCAGGTTAATCGTCATGGACAGTTTTTCTTTAAAAATGCAGGCGAAAAAGAGCATCCTGTTCATTTTGTTAAAATAGATATCGCCTCGAACACCTCCAAGAGGCATCTCAAAGGTCAGCATTATGCCGAATTTAATCTGATCTTATTACTGGACGAGGTTCAAAATAGCGATCAAACAGGACAAGATTATCTCGATATTATCGGACGATTACTCCCTGTCTTACCTTATAATTTAGCTATTATCGGGGCAGATGGCCAAGTCCTATTGATGAATCCGCCGATGTCCCGCATTACAGGAATGTCGCTCCGACAATTCGTCATGTATCCAAGCGATTGGGTCGTGCAAGAGGATAAAGCCGCTGTTGCCGATGCGGTTCGGCGTTATTCTTCGGGGCGCGCTCTTTCCGGTGAGATCTCTGTCAGATTGATCGCCAAGCCAGAAGAAACGGTTATTCTGACGCTAACTGGTATCCGTCATCTGGGTGAATCTGCCTTGATGATAAGTTTGCAGGAATCCGCCAGCGAAAATGAAATCAAGCAACAAATGGCACAAACCACCCGAATGCAGGCTATCGGACAGTTGGCAGGTGGTGTGGCGCATGATTTCAATAATATTTTGACAGCTATCATCGGTTATTGTGATGTGATGCGTATGCGTCATGTCCCGGGCGACAGTGACTATGATGATATTCAACAGATCAGACATAACAGTAATCGGGCAGCTGCTTTAACCCGACAATTACTGGCTTTTTCCCGTCAGCAGACAATGCGACCTCAAATATTGCAACTCCCTGATGTTATTTCAGAGATTTCCAATCTTTTGAAGCGGCTATTGGGTGAAAAAATCTTGCTGACAGTCAAGCATGGTCGCAATTTGGGTTTAGTCAGAGCCGATCCCGGACAATTAGAACAGGTTATTGTTAATCTCGCGGTAAATGCTCGTGATGCCATGCTGGATAGTCGCGAAGAACGGCATCTCACTATTCAAACATACCGCGTATTAGCTGAAGAATCTTCTAGGAAAAGGCATCATGCCATTCCTCCTGCGGATTATACCGCCTTGGCCATATCGGATACGGGAAGCGGTATTCCTCCCGAAATTTTGAACAAAATATTCGAGCCTTTTTTCACAACGAAAGAGGTCGGCAAGGGAACCGGATTAGGTCTGGCAACTGTTTATGGCATTGTAAGGCAATCCGGCGGCTTTATCTTTGCCGATTCCGAATTAGGCGTTGGTACCTGTTTTACGATTTATCTCCCTATTTACGAAGGCGAATTACCTCAAAAAGAAATTTCGCCACAAGATACTCCAACCCCCTCTATGGTCTGGGGAAGCGGTAAAATATTGTTAGTCGAAGATGAAGAAACTGTCCGTAACGTTGCCAGTTTTGGATTAGTGCGGCAGGGCTATGAAGTCTTAACGGCAGAAAATGGCGAAGAAGCGCTGTCTATCCTAAGAAAAAATCCTGAAATTGACCTCCTGATTTCTGATGTCGTCATGCCGGGTATGGATGGGCCTCGTTTGGGCAGCGAAGCCCGCAAAATCAAATCGGATTTACCTGTTCTGTTTATTTCGGGATATGCAGAAGAACAGTTAAGACGCTCGATCAGCCTTGAGCATGTCGCCTTTTTACCCAAACCGTTTTCTATTCAGGATTTAGCCGTTGCTGTCAGTAAAGTTCTCAAGAAGGCAGGATAA
- a CDS encoding flagellin, with the protein MTTMFGINSSISSMLSTDSAIASYQNQVNTKKKIQQPSDDPVASQQIDTLRRSLSGNTAYQKNVSTATAVSDQSNAALSDISTQLSSIQNKLQQAMNGTSSSSTRDILAKEISTATDQIDSYKTTTDTNGNSLFPANSSQLITYPIGDSRSVAATLTQSQVFNFTASSGSSAGSTVDLSTLLQNTQTAIKNNDSSAMGDALNQIQDAISHMSDAQGQQSVLATQISDQDNRLANQALTMKTTKSSYEEVDYKEVLPEIVASQTQLEAQQDVFSVVAKSSLFDKLG; encoded by the coding sequence ATGACAACCATGTTTGGTATTAATTCTTCTATCAGTAGCATGCTATCTACTGATAGCGCGATCGCCAGCTATCAGAATCAAGTTAATACAAAAAAAAAGATACAGCAGCCCTCTGATGATCCGGTTGCTTCTCAACAGATTGACACCTTACGGCGCAGCTTGAGCGGGAATACCGCTTATCAGAAAAATGTCTCAACAGCGACTGCCGTTTCTGATCAGTCCAATGCGGCTTTATCCGATATCTCAACGCAGCTTAGTTCCATCCAGAACAAGTTGCAGCAGGCAATGAATGGCACCAGTTCATCTTCTACTCGTGACATTTTAGCTAAAGAAATTAGCACCGCGACAGACCAGATAGACAGCTACAAAACGACAACTGATACCAATGGTAATTCGCTATTTCCTGCCAATAGTAGTCAGTTGATTACCTATCCGATTGGTGACAGCCGTTCGGTTGCGGCAACCCTTACGCAATCTCAGGTTTTTAACTTTACTGCTAGCTCTGGCAGTAGCGCAGGTTCAACCGTTGATCTTTCGACTCTGTTACAGAATACGCAAACTGCGATCAAAAATAATGATTCAAGTGCAATGGGTGATGCGCTTAATCAGATACAGGATGCAATCTCTCATATGTCTGATGCACAGGGTCAGCAGAGTGTTCTGGCTACCCAGATTAGCGATCAGGATAACCGCCTTGCCAACCAAGCGCTCACAATGAAAACGACAAAATCATCTTATGAAGAAGTTGATTACAAGGAAGTTTTACCTGAGATTGTGGCAAGTCAGACCCAATTAGAAGCACAGCAAGATGTCTTTTCAGTCGTAGCCAAATCGTCTCTTTTCGATAAACTTGGATAA
- a CDS encoding rod-binding protein: protein MSSISKITNAQDLAASLAVSQNTMASNGASASATKAYGEAAAAKGKTGVAAVAQKFEAIFNRQMLSGMRKASLSDDDPFGNDAGDQFRDMQDAKLAENLAAHSGKHGIAAMLIQQMGGQVATDGTAATNS, encoded by the coding sequence ATGAGCAGTATTTCAAAAATTACGAACGCCCAAGATTTGGCTGCCAGCTTGGCAGTCAGTCAAAATACGATGGCTTCGAATGGGGCATCGGCTTCTGCAACCAAGGCATATGGAGAAGCGGCTGCCGCAAAGGGTAAAACCGGCGTGGCAGCGGTCGCCCAAAAATTCGAAGCTATTTTTAATCGGCAAATGCTTTCTGGAATGCGGAAAGCCTCTCTCTCTGATGACGATCCTTTTGGCAATGATGCTGGCGATCAATTCCGAGATATGCAGGATGCTAAACTTGCAGAAAATCTTGCTGCTCATTCAGGGAAGCATGGCATTGCGGCTATGTTAATCCAGCAAATGGGTGGGCAGGTTGCTACGGATGGAACGGCCGCAACCAATAGCTAA
- a CDS encoding flagellar basal body L-ring protein FlgH, translating into MAHFMKPSFSAMLIAVAVLAVSPLHARKKVTQPDPNFAATYPDDPRPEVVPNGAIFQPSYGYMPIISGARASHVGDMVTITLVESFAASKSANTTTSRSGGASIIPPTTGPLSFFKATDATASSSHNFKGTGTTGQSNSLSGEITATVARVFPDGTMLIRGEKIMTINRGDEHIRISGLVRPWDIDGTNHVLSTRIGDARISYTGTGDVARASRMGWLGHFFQMISPF; encoded by the coding sequence ATGGCGCATTTTATGAAACCTTCTTTTTCGGCAATGTTGATAGCGGTTGCAGTCTTGGCTGTTTCACCGCTCCATGCTCGTAAGAAGGTTACCCAGCCAGATCCGAATTTTGCAGCGACCTATCCCGATGATCCAAGGCCGGAAGTCGTACCGAATGGCGCTATTTTTCAGCCGTCTTATGGTTATATGCCGATCATTTCAGGCGCACGCGCTTCGCATGTTGGCGATATGGTGACGATTACGTTGGTTGAATCTTTTGCCGCCAGCAAATCTGCCAATACGACGACCTCTCGTTCTGGAGGGGCATCGATTATTCCACCAACGACCGGCCCCCTTTCCTTTTTTAAAGCGACAGATGCTACGGCTAGCAGCTCTCATAATTTCAAAGGAACAGGCACGACTGGACAGTCGAACAGCCTGTCCGGTGAAATTACGGCAACCGTCGCCCGCGTCTTTCCTGATGGGACTATGCTTATTCGTGGTGAAAAAATTATGACCATCAATCGTGGGGATGAACATATCCGGATTTCCGGTCTTGTTCGACCTTGGGATATTGATGGCACTAACCATGTCTTGTCTACCCGCATTGGTGATGCTCGCATCAGCTACACCGGAACCGGAGATGTTGCGCGTGCCAGCCGTATGGGTTGGTTGGGTCACTTCTTCCAAATGATCAGTCCTTTTTAA
- the flgG gene encoding flagellar basal-body rod protein FlgG — translation MPTTPLQVARTGLDAQNTRMRIIANNLANVNTTAFKRDRAAFETLAYQAERQPGAQSTNSYYYATGLTLGSGVQTIATERQETQGSFVNTGNSLDLAVSGVGYFQIQLPDGTIGYTRAGNFQLSQDGQIVTDDGKPLIPNINIPQNAEQITIGEDGTVSVQLQGQTQSNQVGQIQTVRFINPAGLQATGQNLYIETQSSGQPQIGLPQQDGMGYILQGELEQSNVNIVQELVDMIETQRAYEVNSKMVKASDEMLQYINQQIS, via the coding sequence ATGCCAACGACGCCGCTGCAAGTTGCAAGAACCGGATTGGATGCCCAAAACACCCGTATGCGGATTATCGCAAACAACCTTGCGAACGTTAATACGACCGCTTTTAAACGTGATCGGGCAGCCTTTGAGACCTTGGCTTATCAGGCAGAAAGACAGCCGGGTGCCCAGTCAACCAACAGCTATTATTATGCAACGGGTTTAACCTTGGGTTCTGGTGTCCAAACTATCGCCACTGAACGGCAGGAAACCCAAGGGTCTTTTGTGAATACCGGCAATTCCCTTGATCTTGCGGTTTCAGGTGTCGGCTATTTCCAGATTCAGTTACCAGATGGAACCATTGGTTATACCCGCGCCGGTAACTTTCAGTTATCTCAAGATGGTCAGATTGTGACCGATGATGGTAAGCCGTTAATCCCGAATATCAATATTCCGCAAAATGCCGAGCAGATCACAATCGGTGAAGATGGAACGGTTTCTGTTCAGCTGCAAGGCCAAACGCAGTCGAACCAAGTAGGACAGATCCAGACTGTCCGCTTTATCAATCCAGCGGGTTTGCAGGCAACAGGTCAGAATCTTTATATTGAAACCCAATCATCGGGACAGCCGCAAATCGGTCTGCCGCAGCAGGATGGTATGGGCTATATTTTGCAGGGCGAGCTTGAACAATCCAACGTCAATATTGTTCAGGAATTAGTCGATATGATCGAAACGCAGCGCGCTTATGAAGTGAACTCGAAAATGGTCAAGGCTTCTGACGAGATGCTGCAATATATCAACCAGCAGATTTCTTAA
- the motA gene encoding flagellar motor stator protein MotA, whose translation MFAAIGFTILLVMVFGGFAITGGHLGPVLEAIPHELIVIGGASVGSVVAGNSMLELKLLLGGFKSVFKGPKFNKEDYQNTIFLVGKLMRTLRTEGPVALESHVENPESSAFFAEYPKLLTDKTLVSLITDTLRLVVVSSGTLDPNAVEDVIDNTIKTHHSETSLPADILQNLSEALPAFGIVAAVLGVVKTMGSIDQPPPILGAMIGSALVGTFLGVLLAYGIVAPMANRCRAVIDSDAHIYQVIKQMIISSMQGHPLPLVIEAARSDIPEENKPEFAEIFDGMRGR comes from the coding sequence ATGTTTGCGGCAATCGGCTTTACCATCTTGCTGGTCATGGTATTCGGTGGCTTTGCTATTACGGGTGGCCATCTGGGGCCAGTGTTGGAAGCTATTCCGCATGAATTGATTGTTATTGGTGGCGCCTCGGTGGGTAGTGTCGTTGCCGGTAACTCGATGCTTGAATTGAAACTTTTGCTAGGCGGGTTCAAATCTGTTTTTAAAGGTCCCAAATTCAACAAGGAAGATTATCAAAATACGATTTTCCTTGTCGGAAAGCTGATGCGCACCCTTCGGACTGAAGGTCCAGTGGCATTAGAAAGCCATGTCGAAAACCCTGAATCCAGTGCTTTTTTTGCAGAATATCCGAAATTATTGACGGATAAAACCTTGGTTAGCCTTATCACGGATACGCTAAGGCTGGTTGTGGTTTCTTCAGGAACGCTTGATCCGAATGCTGTTGAAGATGTCATTGATAATACGATCAAGACCCATCATAGCGAGACCTCTCTACCGGCTGATATTCTTCAAAATCTTTCAGAGGCTTTGCCGGCTTTCGGTATTGTTGCCGCTGTTTTGGGTGTGGTTAAAACCATGGGCTCCATTGACCAGCCACCGCCTATTCTGGGTGCGATGATTGGTTCAGCCTTGGTCGGAACCTTCCTTGGTGTGTTGCTCGCTTACGGTATTGTTGCCCCTATGGCTAACCGTTGCCGCGCCGTGATTGATTCAGATGCCCATATTTATCAGGTCATTAAGCAGATGATTATTTCATCCATGCAAGGGCATCCTCTTCCTCTGGTTATTGAAGCGGCACGCTCGGATATTCCAGAAGAGAATAAACCAGAATTTGCCGAAATATTTGATGGAATGCGTGGGCGTTAA
- the flgF gene encoding flagellar basal-body rod protein FlgF — translation MDRLLYTSLSGMRATMRQQIATASNLSNTETPGFKKELSTQAAFWLRGGNSSRAMASQGIYSADLQKAEVQQTGRDLDLAMGGDSMIAVQAEDGSEAYTRRGDLQVTNSGVLVNGEGHPLVGERGPITIGAADKITIDKDGTVYVILPGQNPVQPEAIDQIKLVSPSTQPRNRIAKGLDGLFRVVDGGTLNRDPAASVQADSLENSNVEPTQALVDMIQASRSYEQSVKMVATARQLDESSTSLMDIPE, via the coding sequence ATGGACCGTCTTCTTTACACTTCACTGTCTGGTATGCGGGCAACGATGCGGCAGCAGATTGCTACCGCATCCAATTTGTCCAACACCGAAACCCCCGGTTTTAAAAAGGAACTGTCAACGCAGGCAGCTTTCTGGCTGCGGGGCGGTAACAGTAGTCGGGCTATGGCATCGCAGGGCATTTATTCGGCTGATTTACAAAAAGCCGAAGTGCAACAAACCGGACGGGATTTAGATCTCGCGATGGGGGGCGATTCCATGATCGCAGTGCAGGCAGAAGACGGTTCAGAAGCCTATACGCGTCGGGGTGACTTGCAAGTCACCAATTCGGGCGTTCTGGTTAATGGTGAGGGGCATCCCTTGGTCGGCGAAAGAGGCCCTATAACCATTGGGGCGGCTGACAAAATTACGATTGATAAAGACGGCACCGTCTATGTCATTTTGCCGGGGCAAAATCCGGTTCAGCCCGAAGCCATTGACCAGATCAAATTGGTTTCACCTTCTACCCAGCCCAGAAATCGCATTGCAAAGGGATTGGATGGTTTATTCCGTGTTGTCGATGGCGGCACATTAAACCGTGATCCGGCGGCCTCTGTTCAGGCGGATAGTCTCGAAAATTCAAATGTCGAACCGACACAAGCCTTGGTCGATATGATTCAGGCCAGCCGATCTTATGAGCAATCGGTCAAAATGGTCGCAACCGCAAGACAGCTTGATGAAAGCAGCACCAGCCTGATGGATATCCCTGAATAG
- a CDS encoding flagellar motor protein MotB, with translation MARKSNKNEPEIRPIIVKKIIDEGHGGHHGGAWKVAYADFVTAMMAFFLLLWLLGATNEKERKGIADYFNPSLTPESAAGSDGGMGFLKGDSITAPQDMPTHSKLAPNGQKLVAKNPDVIAQAKEIIKQNDRQRFEKLREMLEEHMKKDPSLARLQQSVRLVETREGLRIDLVDQSDFAMFTLGTENMVPAAQKLIAEVARVIKDVPNMIIVRGHTDALPYASGQNVNNWTLSAARADATRRGLIAGGVDINRFDRIEGVADREPYVPENRMDPRNRRMSITLSWLNSDDARSHPVSPTSGHSDPTPEEHKAVVKINTPSDKKVSK, from the coding sequence GTGGCAAGAAAAAGCAACAAAAACGAGCCAGAAATACGCCCCATTATCGTCAAAAAGATTATTGACGAAGGGCATGGTGGTCACCATGGCGGCGCGTGGAAAGTCGCTTATGCCGACTTTGTGACGGCCATGATGGCCTTCTTTCTGTTGTTATGGCTTTTGGGTGCTACCAACGAAAAAGAGCGTAAAGGTATTGCCGACTATTTTAATCCATCTCTGACACCAGAAAGCGCAGCGGGATCAGATGGAGGTATGGGATTCTTGAAGGGGGATTCCATCACGGCACCTCAAGATATGCCAACCCATTCGAAACTAGCCCCTAATGGGCAAAAGTTGGTTGCGAAAAATCCTGACGTTATTGCTCAAGCGAAAGAGATCATTAAACAGAATGATCGGCAGCGTTTCGAAAAGCTGCGCGAAATGCTTGAAGAGCATATGAAAAAAGACCCAAGTCTTGCCCGATTACAGCAAAGCGTTCGTCTGGTTGAGACGCGCGAAGGCTTGCGCATCGACCTTGTTGACCAATCTGATTTTGCCATGTTTACCCTTGGCACAGAGAATATGGTCCCTGCAGCACAGAAACTTATTGCCGAGGTTGCGCGGGTTATCAAAGATGTTCCGAATATGATTATTGTTCGGGGACATACCGACGCCCTGCCCTATGCTTCGGGTCAAAATGTCAATAACTGGACCTTGTCAGCTGCTCGTGCGGATGCAACCCGTCGTGGTCTTATTGCCGGTGGAGTTGATATAAACCGTTTCGACCGGATTGAAGGGGTTGCTGATCGCGAACCTTATGTCCCCGAAAATCGGATGGATCCACGAAACCGTCGTATGTCTATTACGCTTAGCTGGCTTAATAGCGATGATGCCCGGAGTCATCCGGTTTCACCGACTTCTGGTCATTCCGACCCGACACCGGAAGAACATAAAGCAGTTGTCAAAATAAACACGCCTTCGGATAAAAAAGTCTCGAAATAA
- the flgK gene encoding flagellar hook-associated protein FlgK, producing MSDILQIGASGVLNYGKAIDVIGENVSNASTTGYARRDVSLIEAPNGGSGILGLNQVSGNGVTTQSVTRAWDGFAATHVRNTASDAGEASAVSRWMSSAETALNSGDTGTDSELTSFFTSLTTLASNPTNATQQAASISALNDSAKAISYSASNLKNVSDGIKDEADGSVSVINSDLKTLAKVNAAIIRTPSGTDSAAGLADQRDQLLDDLSSKIGINADIASNGTVKITLSGTSNGQTLLSSTAAGQMAGSFTASMDSSGKLTIGVKDALNSNNNRDMSNSAGGSLSGLVTVASTVADERSSLNSAASDFVTQVNAWNSQGTTPSGAAGGDLLTITDGDATTIATTTSDGSKIASANSSSPNGNLQNVSSALRGSNGIEANYATLVSNNAQATSSAATNATNTKNLYNTAAKTRDSLSGVDLSTEAAQLLRYQQAYNASAKILQTAQTTMQAILELF from the coding sequence ATGAGCGATATTCTTCAAATTGGAGCTTCTGGCGTCCTTAACTACGGTAAGGCAATAGACGTTATCGGCGAAAACGTTTCCAATGCAAGCACCACTGGTTACGCAAGACGCGATGTTTCTCTGATTGAAGCCCCTAATGGTGGTAGTGGAATCCTTGGCCTTAATCAGGTCAGTGGTAATGGGGTTACAACCCAGTCTGTTACACGGGCATGGGATGGTTTTGCAGCAACCCATGTCAGAAACACGGCTAGCGATGCGGGCGAAGCCAGTGCCGTTTCGCGTTGGATGTCTTCTGCTGAAACGGCTTTGAATAGTGGAGATACTGGGACAGACAGCGAGCTGACATCCTTTTTCACTAGTCTGACTACTCTGGCATCGAATCCGACCAATGCAACGCAGCAGGCCGCATCGATAAGTGCGCTTAACGATTCAGCTAAAGCGATAAGCTATTCTGCTTCGAATCTAAAAAATGTCTCTGACGGGATTAAAGATGAGGCTGATGGTAGCGTATCCGTTATCAACTCAGATCTTAAAACCTTGGCAAAGGTCAACGCAGCAATCATCCGCACCCCGAGTGGTACCGATTCAGCTGCAGGCCTTGCTGATCAGCGTGACCAGTTATTAGACGATTTATCCTCTAAAATCGGTATTAACGCAGATATTGCCTCCAACGGTACCGTCAAAATTACTTTAAGCGGCACCAGTAATGGTCAAACCCTGTTGTCGAGCACGGCAGCAGGTCAGATGGCTGGATCGTTTACGGCTTCTATGGATTCGTCTGGTAAATTGACTATTGGGGTGAAAGACGCTCTTAATAGCAATAATAACCGCGATATGAGCAATAGCGCAGGCGGTTCTCTTAGCGGCTTGGTAACAGTTGCATCTACAGTCGCTGATGAACGTAGTAGCCTTAATAGCGCGGCAAGCGATTTTGTAACGCAGGTCAATGCGTGGAATAGCCAAGGCACAACACCTTCCGGTGCAGCAGGCGGTGATCTGCTGACCATTACAGATGGTGATGCCACCACGATTGCGACAACAACGTCTGATGGTAGCAAGATTGCGAGCGCAAACAGCTCTAGCCCGAATGGAAACCTTCAGAATGTTTCCAGTGCTTTAAGGGGCAGCAACGGTATCGAAGCCAATTATGCAACCCTTGTAAGCAATAATGCTCAGGCAACATCTTCGGCTGCAACAAACGCCACCAATACAAAGAATTTATATAATACTGCTGCGAAAACGCGCGATAGCTTGTCAGGTGTCGATTTAAGCACCGAAGCGGCTCAACTTCTGCGTTACCAACAGGCTTATAATGCTTCTGCAAAAATATTGCAGACGGCGCAGACTACCATGCAAGCTATTCTTGAACTGTTCTAG
- a CDS encoding flagellar basal body P-ring protein FlgI — MFQKSILGLFLAFLALISPFMGAAKADRIKDLGYFQGMRTNQLTGYGIVTGLAGTGDSSLQYTIAAMTALSARFGLSMPSNVSPTLQDAAAVIITADLPPFAKPGQTIDITVSALGRARSIRGGALMITPLYGADGQIYAMAQGNLEVGGLGISGRDGSNLTVNIPTAGRIPSGATVERAVDPGFASAPYLQFNLSEADLTNVQRVATAINNALGPGRAHVLDGVSVAITAPEGAEIRTALMGEIENLPVDRADARARVTINARTGTIVINGAVRISPAAITHGRLTVRVDENYGVSQPNAFGQGQTAVTPNSTITAEQTRSPMFHLQNGANLTDIVKAVNAIGATPGDLAAILEGLKQAGAMNADLIIL; from the coding sequence CTGTTCCAAAAAAGTATTTTGGGGCTGTTTCTCGCTTTTTTGGCACTGATTTCGCCCTTTATGGGGGCGGCAAAAGCAGACCGGATCAAGGATCTTGGTTACTTCCAAGGGATGCGAACCAACCAATTGACCGGCTATGGTATTGTTACGGGTTTGGCCGGAACGGGTGACTCCAGTTTGCAATATACCATTGCGGCAATGACGGCTTTGTCCGCTCGTTTTGGTCTTAGCATGCCGAGCAATGTCAGCCCGACTTTGCAGGATGCGGCAGCGGTTATTATTACCGCAGATTTGCCACCTTTTGCGAAACCCGGACAAACTATCGATATCACCGTTTCTGCTTTGGGGCGTGCGCGCTCTATTCGCGGTGGCGCGTTGATGATTACGCCTCTTTATGGTGCTGATGGTCAAATCTATGCCATGGCACAAGGCAATCTCGAAGTCGGTGGTCTTGGTATTAGTGGCCGCGATGGTTCCAATCTAACGGTTAATATTCCAACCGCTGGGCGTATTCCTTCGGGGGCTACGGTTGAACGAGCGGTTGATCCCGGTTTCGCTTCTGCGCCGTATTTACAGTTTAACTTGAGCGAAGCTGACCTGACCAATGTGCAACGGGTCGCGACAGCTATCAACAATGCATTGGGCCCTGGACGGGCGCATGTCTTGGACGGCGTTTCGGTAGCCATCACGGCACCTGAAGGGGCAGAAATTCGCACCGCTTTAATGGGTGAGATTGAAAACCTGCCGGTCGATCGTGCTGATGCTCGCGCTCGGGTGACGATCAATGCCAGAACCGGTACGATCGTGATCAATGGCGCTGTTCGCATATCGCCTGCCGCTATCACCCATGGTCGTTTAACGGTTCGAGTGGATGAGAATTATGGTGTGTCCCAGCCTAATGCTTTTGGACAAGGGCAAACAGCTGTCACACCTAATAGTACAATTACAGCGGAACAGACGCGTTCTCCGATGTTCCATCTTCAAAACGGTGCCAATCTGACAGATATCGTGAAAGCGGTTAATGCCATTGGTGCAACCCCGGGCGATTTGGCCGCCATTTTGGAAGGCTTGAAACAGGCCGGGGCTATGAATGCGGATTTGATAATCTTATGA